A region from the Melioribacter roseus P3M-2 genome encodes:
- a CDS encoding T9SS type A sorting domain-containing protein, protein MKYKIKYLLATFVLLFLSSVNAQFVQKSDSLGLVVIPAEKYDAYRPGLDAKDGDVFALEDSVEGFMGEGYMKAYMAKGDGSTSNAETINIKLSYNVNFVDTGTHYVWAYVFFPDDHSDSFFYGVDGVVAGQVSGQPRGSWSWHKGNTPIVIDSAGVHSVDFFGREPNALLDHIIITSSETFDPNINKEWMPKVIAFVSMPGKIDPATNENADKPFIDDLISAGYEVFTVYTNSIETASQGLLDSLNSADLIIIGRSGSSGDFGGSHKEAWNNIKAPVMLLHLWAARNNRLNWLPTGTTTSYDNAGDTIKAKIELPDDPVFRGITLAEDNTMNWVVSPYDFMATTDGGNGTILAREAGTSNVLFVRWDPWVEFYDGAGDYPAGYRTLIGNGNDHAGPFNYYNFTPEAKQVYLNEVERMVNLPEAPPRPVGLGKTIAFISKESVVDPNTNLSADKPFIDELLEQGYKVYTLYSASLETASEGFVDTLNSVDLVIIGRSGTSGDFGGSHKTAWNNITSPVLLLHLWAARNNRLNWLPTGATTSFDSAGDTIIAKIEMPDDPVFAGVTLSSDSTMYWVTSPYDFLEAADAGNGIVLARDAATSNVLFVRWEPWVEFYDGAGDMPAGYRSLIGNGNDHAYATGGDAALFNYYNFTEGAKQVYLNEVARMVNLGKVPEPVSVEEEKSLPVSYSLEQNYPNPFNPTTTIKFSLPEKSIVKIAVYDLLGRLVANLVNGEYAAGYHTIQFNASDLASGVYFYRIEANDFVSVKKLMLLK, encoded by the coding sequence ATGAAGTATAAGATCAAATATCTTTTGGCAACATTTGTCTTACTGTTCTTGAGCAGTGTAAATGCGCAATTCGTACAGAAGAGCGACTCGCTCGGACTGGTCGTTATTCCGGCGGAAAAATATGACGCATACAGACCCGGTCTGGATGCAAAAGACGGCGACGTTTTTGCGCTGGAAGATTCCGTTGAGGGCTTTATGGGCGAAGGTTATATGAAAGCTTATATGGCAAAAGGCGACGGAAGCACAAGCAACGCCGAAACAATCAATATCAAATTATCTTATAATGTAAACTTTGTCGATACCGGAACGCATTATGTATGGGCTTATGTGTTTTTCCCGGATGACCATAGCGATTCTTTTTTCTACGGCGTTGACGGTGTTGTAGCCGGCCAGGTCTCAGGCCAACCGAGAGGATCATGGTCTTGGCATAAAGGGAATACGCCGATTGTAATCGATTCTGCCGGCGTTCATTCTGTCGATTTTTTCGGTCGTGAACCGAATGCATTGCTGGATCATATTATTATTACATCGAGCGAGACTTTCGATCCCAATATAAATAAGGAATGGATGCCGAAAGTAATAGCTTTTGTAAGTATGCCAGGTAAAATTGATCCCGCAACAAATGAAAACGCCGATAAACCTTTTATAGACGACCTAATATCTGCAGGATATGAAGTTTTTACGGTTTATACGAATTCTATAGAAACCGCCTCGCAAGGTCTGTTGGACAGTTTGAACTCCGCCGACCTTATAATTATCGGACGTTCGGGCTCCAGCGGAGATTTCGGGGGAAGTCACAAGGAAGCTTGGAATAACATTAAAGCTCCTGTTATGTTGCTGCATCTGTGGGCAGCCCGCAACAATCGTTTGAATTGGTTGCCGACGGGAACAACTACATCATACGATAATGCGGGGGATACTATTAAGGCAAAAATTGAATTGCCGGACGATCCGGTATTTCGGGGAATAACGCTGGCTGAAGACAACACTATGAATTGGGTAGTTTCTCCTTACGATTTTATGGCGACAACCGACGGGGGAAACGGAACGATATTGGCTCGCGAAGCCGGAACCTCAAATGTGTTGTTCGTACGCTGGGATCCCTGGGTGGAATTCTATGACGGCGCAGGGGATTATCCCGCAGGATATCGTACGTTAATCGGCAACGGCAACGACCATGCGGGTCCTTTTAATTACTACAATTTTACTCCCGAAGCCAAACAGGTATACCTGAATGAAGTCGAGCGGATGGTCAATTTGCCCGAGGCTCCGCCGAGACCGGTCGGACTAGGAAAAACCATTGCATTTATTAGTAAAGAAAGCGTTGTCGATCCGAATACAAATCTAAGCGCCGACAAACCTTTTATAGACGAGCTACTGGAGCAGGGCTATAAAGTATACACTCTTTATTCGGCATCGCTCGAAACAGCTTCAGAAGGATTTGTCGATACGCTGAATTCAGTCGACCTTGTGATAATAGGACGTTCCGGAACAAGCGGCGATTTTGGAGGTTCGCATAAAACCGCCTGGAATAATATAACTTCGCCCGTTCTTTTATTGCATTTATGGGCGGCGCGCAACAACAGATTGAATTGGCTGCCCACCGGCGCTACAACGTCATTTGATTCAGCAGGAGATACCATAATAGCTAAAATCGAAATGCCTGACGACCCTGTATTCGCAGGCGTTACGTTATCGAGCGACAGCACAATGTATTGGGTAACTTCTCCTTATGATTTCCTGGAAGCCGCGGACGCCGGTAACGGTATTGTGCTTGCAAGGGATGCCGCCACGTCAAATGTCCTCTTTGTACGCTGGGAACCCTGGGTCGAATTTTATGACGGAGCCGGAGATATGCCTGCCGGATATCGTTCATTAATCGGAAACGGAAACGACCACGCTTATGCAACCGGCGGGGATGCCGCTTTATTCAATTATTATAATTTTACGGAAGGCGCAAAACAAGTTTACCTGAATGAAGTGGCTCGTATGGTAAATCTTGGCAAAGTGCCCGAACCGGTATCGGTTGAAGAAGAAAAATCTTTGCCGGTCTCTTATTCGCTCGAACAGAATTATCCGAATCCTTTCAATCCGACAACAACCATTAAGTTCTCGCTGCCGGAAAAAAGCATCGTCAAAATTGCAGTATATGACCTCCTGGGCAGATTGGTAGCCAATCTGGTTAACGGAGAATATGCCGCCGGTTATCATACTATTCAGTTCAACGCTTCTGATTTGGCTTCCGGCGTCTATTTCTATCGTATCGAAGCGAATGATTTTGTGAGCGTTAAGAAACTTATGCTCCTGAAGTGA
- a CDS encoding T9SS type A sorting domain-containing protein, with protein sequence MAGGTTGVPPENKSSSVPAEFQLYQNYPNPFNPSTQINYTITSASKINIKVYDLLGCEIAELVNEYKEAGYYTVVFDASNLSGGIYFYRITIQNKETPLFTESKKMIVIK encoded by the coding sequence ATGGCCGGTGGAACCACCGGCGTACCGCCGGAGAACAAAAGTAGTTCTGTACCCGCCGAATTTCAGTTGTATCAAAATTATCCGAACCCGTTTAATCCAAGTACGCAAATTAATTATACCATAACTTCTGCTTCAAAAATAAATATTAAAGTGTACGATTTACTTGGCTGCGAAATTGCTGAGTTAGTTAATGAATATAAAGAAGCCGGTTATTATACAGTAGTGTTCGACGCTTCGAATCTAAGCGGCGGAATTTATTTTTATAGGATTACGATTCAAAATAAAGAAACGCCGCTGTTCACGGAATCTAAAAAAATGATTGTCATTAAATAA
- a CDS encoding exo-rhamnogalacturonan lyase family protein: MKREISDSFQKKKRIRLIVLVCVLLILGILWNSTLAQNNAPVKLSWLGGKPPLLSTGVSWGVPFPEGKLDKSTKFLLKDSQGKTLPVQSWPLAYWPDGSLKWIGLSTVVDTNSGAVFQLQAIKAADVNPFKTKVEVTDTGNDILVNTGVLQCGIPKRGERLIRFIKINAREISTGGRLVCILQNGPSSEAGIQPAKEKFIGNIDNVTVEQSGPVRAVIKIEGKHFSESGARSWLPFIVRLYFYAGQQSIRMIHTIIYDGDQQKDFIRGLGLVFDVPLDEQLYNRHIRFSGDDGRLWDEPCQPLSGRYPLDRREDFYDRQLRGLRIPEPDSLSKQQRFLIDNWASWNDYKLTQLNADGFRILKRTNDKSAWIDAGYGHRASGLAFVGDVSGGLTVCLRDFWQSFPSAFEITDVKKDTVRLKTWLWPPDADEMDMRHYDTLAWGHNLLASYEDVQPGFSIATGVARTTELVLFASGNVPDYETLHKMVATVNQPPLLAATPEYLHSIPVFGVWSLPDRGNNVKCWLENQLENAFKYYQLEVEQRHWYGFWHYGDIQHSYDRRRHTWKYDMGGYAWANTELMPNMWLWYSFLRTGNSDIFRMAEAMTRHNSEVDIYHLGPFKGLGSRHNVVHWGCGAKEARISQAALNRFYYYLTTDERTGDLMHEVTEAANEAIGKIDPLRLILEKSDYPTHVRVGPDWLALVGNWMTEWERTGDTTYRNRIMQGVNSLYDMPYGFFSGKDAAFGYDPKTYKLYRLNEDDIGSAHLSVLMGGPEVAFELTNLLKNEKWNKMWNQFCKLYGAPVSEVEKEFGRKVELGKPGSWYARLPAWYAKVSGDTAFAARAWNEFLNAKPRYYHTVFKMTKFDSVQSLQPVYEVRGVSTNNTAQWCLNAIELLELVGDNIPEEILQNFRDSVCAEGYKIGELLYRDDFENGLDNWIVETKKSPFSKVEIQDGKLIIDVEHGATVWFNKKLEGNLLIEYKRKVIDNGGYNDRLSDLNQFWMATDPRNDNLFTRDGAFSSYDSLSLYYAGIGGNSNTTTRFRKYRGNGERALIFDYKDEKHLLRPNKTYFIQIIVYNGTTSLYVDGELYFTYKDNDPLTEGYFGFRTVKSHQEIDDFKIYRLK, encoded by the coding sequence ATGAAGAGAGAAATATCCGATAGTTTTCAAAAGAAAAAAAGAATTCGGCTGATAGTTTTAGTATGTGTACTGCTAATTCTCGGTATCTTATGGAATTCGACTTTAGCCCAGAACAATGCTCCGGTAAAGTTATCCTGGCTTGGGGGTAAACCGCCGTTATTATCTACCGGCGTTAGCTGGGGGGTTCCGTTTCCTGAAGGCAAGTTAGATAAATCAACAAAATTTTTATTGAAAGATTCACAGGGAAAAACTTTGCCTGTTCAATCATGGCCTTTGGCTTATTGGCCGGACGGTTCGTTAAAATGGATCGGTTTAAGTACTGTTGTCGATACGAATTCCGGCGCCGTATTTCAACTCCAAGCCATAAAAGCTGCCGATGTCAATCCGTTTAAAACAAAAGTGGAAGTAACAGATACAGGCAATGATATATTAGTGAACACAGGAGTTCTACAGTGTGGCATTCCCAAGCGCGGCGAACGACTTATTCGTTTTATAAAGATTAACGCGAGAGAAATTTCCACAGGCGGAAGATTGGTTTGTATTTTACAGAATGGACCAAGCTCCGAAGCCGGAATACAACCCGCAAAAGAAAAATTTATCGGCAATATTGATAATGTTACGGTCGAGCAAAGCGGACCGGTCAGAGCGGTAATTAAAATAGAAGGCAAACATTTCTCCGAGTCGGGCGCCAGAAGCTGGCTGCCGTTTATTGTTCGACTCTATTTTTACGCAGGTCAACAATCTATCCGTATGATTCATACGATTATTTATGACGGCGATCAGCAAAAAGATTTTATACGCGGTTTGGGACTGGTTTTTGACGTTCCGCTCGACGAACAACTGTACAACCGCCATATCCGTTTTTCCGGGGACGACGGCAGATTATGGGACGAACCGTGTCAGCCTTTGAGCGGAAGATATCCTTTGGACCGCCGGGAAGATTTTTACGACAGACAATTGAGAGGTTTACGAATTCCCGAACCTGATTCGCTTTCAAAACAGCAACGGTTTCTTATTGACAACTGGGCTTCGTGGAATGATTATAAATTAACGCAGCTCAACGCGGACGGATTCAGGATATTGAAAAGGACAAACGATAAAAGCGCATGGATAGACGCCGGATACGGTCATCGGGCAAGCGGTTTGGCTTTTGTCGGCGACGTTTCAGGCGGATTGACGGTATGTTTACGCGATTTCTGGCAGTCGTTTCCTTCCGCTTTCGAAATAACAGACGTCAAAAAAGATACTGTCCGATTGAAAACTTGGCTCTGGCCTCCGGATGCAGACGAAATGGATATGCGTCATTACGATACTTTAGCCTGGGGACATAATCTTCTGGCAAGTTATGAAGACGTTCAACCGGGATTTAGTATCGCAACCGGTGTCGCACGCACAACAGAATTGGTATTATTTGCCTCCGGCAATGTGCCCGATTATGAAACTCTTCATAAAATGGTTGCAACGGTTAATCAACCGCCTTTATTGGCGGCAACGCCGGAATATCTGCACAGCATCCCTGTATTCGGCGTCTGGAGTTTGCCGGACAGGGGCAATAATGTTAAATGCTGGCTCGAAAACCAACTCGAAAATGCATTTAAATATTATCAACTGGAAGTGGAACAACGCCACTGGTACGGTTTCTGGCATTACGGAGATATTCAACACAGCTACGACCGCCGCAGGCATACGTGGAAATACGATATGGGGGGATATGCCTGGGCAAATACGGAATTGATGCCGAATATGTGGCTCTGGTACAGCTTTTTGAGAACGGGAAATAGCGACATATTCCGAATGGCTGAAGCAATGACTCGCCATAACAGCGAAGTGGATATTTATCATCTGGGACCTTTCAAAGGATTGGGCAGCCGCCACAACGTCGTTCATTGGGGATGCGGCGCCAAAGAAGCGCGAATTTCTCAAGCGGCTTTAAATCGATTTTACTATTATCTGACTACCGACGAAAGAACGGGCGATTTAATGCATGAAGTAACGGAGGCTGCTAATGAAGCGATAGGTAAAATCGACCCGTTGCGTTTGATTCTCGAAAAGAGCGATTATCCTACGCATGTACGCGTCGGACCCGACTGGCTTGCGCTTGTAGGCAACTGGATGACGGAATGGGAAAGAACTGGGGATACGACATATCGCAACAGAATTATGCAGGGAGTTAACAGTCTTTATGACATGCCGTACGGTTTCTTTTCGGGAAAAGACGCCGCTTTCGGATATGATCCTAAGACTTACAAACTTTATCGATTGAATGAAGACGACATTGGTTCGGCGCATCTTTCGGTTCTGATGGGCGGTCCCGAAGTCGCTTTCGAATTAACTAATTTATTGAAAAACGAAAAATGGAATAAAATGTGGAATCAATTCTGTAAACTTTACGGAGCTCCGGTTTCTGAAGTCGAGAAAGAATTCGGAAGAAAAGTCGAACTCGGAAAACCCGGCTCCTGGTATGCCAGATTGCCCGCTTGGTACGCTAAAGTTTCGGGCGACACTGCTTTTGCAGCCCGGGCATGGAACGAATTTCTTAACGCAAAACCGAGGTATTATCATACGGTTTTCAAAATGACAAAATTCGACAGCGTTCAAAGTTTACAGCCGGTTTATGAAGTGAGAGGAGTTTCAACGAACAATACGGCGCAATGGTGCCTGAATGCAATCGAATTGCTTGAACTCGTCGGTGATAATATTCCCGAAGAAATTTTACAAAATTTCAGGGATAGCGTCTGCGCCGAAGGATACAAAATAGGCGAGTTACTGTACCGGGACGACTTCGAAAACGGACTGGATAATTGGATTGTCGAAACAAAAAAATCGCCTTTTTCCAAAGTTGAAATTCAAGACGGTAAATTGATTATCGACGTAGAGCACGGAGCTACCGTATGGTTTAATAAAAAACTCGAAGGTAATTTGTTGATTGAGTATAAAAGGAAGGTAATTGATAACGGTGGATATAACGACAGATTATCCGACTTAAATCAATTCTGGATGGCAACAGACCCGAGGAACGATAATTTGTTCACGCGAGACGGCGCATTCTCGTCGTATGACTCGTTGAGTCTTTATTATGCGGGTATTGGCGGAAACAGCAATACAACTACGCGATTTCGGAAATACCGGGGAAACGGCGAGCGCGCTCTCATATTCGATTATAAGGATGAAAAACATCTCCTTCGACCGAACAAAACCTACTTTATACAAATTATTGTTTACAATGGAACGACAAGCCTTTACGTCGACGGCGAATTGTATTTTACTTATAAAGACAACGATCCTTTAACGGAAGGATATTTCGGATTCCGTACTGTAAAATCGCACCAGGAAATAGACGACTTCAAGATCTACCGTTTAAAATAA
- a CDS encoding exo-beta-1,4-galactosidase, whose translation MNNISKICASVLLVLAFLSFPGELHFAKTTGDDAISLKGKWRFQIDRDDVGIKLNWYGKKLTDFVTLPGSMRDNNKGDELSVDTKWTGSIYDSSWYFRPEMAKYRKKDNLKFPFWLTPNKHYVGVAWYQREVNIPADWNGRKIELFLERPHWETTVWIDGAKVGMRNSISTPHRYDLSKLLTPGSHVISIRVDNRIKEINVGPDSHGITDQTQGNWNGIIGDICLMSKPPVSFDAIKLYPDIEEKSVKAVIIIDNILDKSARAKITLRAKSFNSPIDHTVEPLNQEIIAVKGKSQIEIIYPMGKNVQFWDEFNPALYMMTAVLTDEFGNTDESVIQFGMRSFSINGTRFEVNNRPVFLRGTVENCVFPKRGYPPTEEISWERIFKICKEFGLNHMRFHSWCPPEAAFSAADKLGFYLQIEGPSWANHGTSLGDGKPVDQYIYDEADRILDAYGNHPSFCMMAYGNEPAGRNQAEYLGKLVNHWKEKDNRRVYTGASIGKSWPLVPESQFIVRSEPRGLPWKKRPESMFDYFNKIEQYTVPYVVHEMGQHCAFPDFKEIDKYTGVYKAKNFELFREVLTKNHMGEQAEDFLMASGKLQALCYKLEIEAALRTRKLAGIQLLALNDYPGQGTALVGVLNAFWEEKGYITASEFRNFFGPTVPLARIPKFVFMNNETFHADIEVFHFGKQPLKNITAQWKVTDCAGNIIAQSSFKEHDIRLDNCITLGSIDLPLLQITKAKKLTLSVSVANYTNSWNFWVYPVELPTIDKRDIYFCNELDEKADSVLKNGGKVFLHAAGKVERGKDVIQYLNPVFWNTSWFKMRPPHTLGILCNPKHPAFSDFPTEFHSNLQWWEILNRQQVMNLELFPPDFKPLIQPIDTWFLNRRLAVVFEAQVENGKLMVCSADLQSNLAERPAARQLLYSLTKYMLSDKFNPKYKVDYETIAELFEKKERPPAIDFHTKQSTDDLKPKK comes from the coding sequence ATGAATAATATATCTAAAATTTGTGCGAGTGTTTTATTAGTTCTTGCCTTTTTGTCTTTTCCCGGAGAATTACATTTTGCAAAAACAACCGGGGACGACGCAATTTCTTTAAAGGGTAAGTGGCGTTTCCAAATTGATCGGGACGACGTAGGAATCAAACTAAACTGGTACGGAAAAAAATTAACGGATTTTGTAACTCTGCCCGGTTCTATGAGAGATAACAACAAAGGCGACGAACTCTCTGTTGACACAAAGTGGACCGGCAGCATTTACGACAGTTCATGGTATTTTAGACCGGAGATGGCAAAGTACAGAAAAAAAGATAACCTGAAGTTTCCATTCTGGTTAACGCCAAACAAACATTATGTGGGGGTAGCATGGTATCAGCGAGAGGTGAATATTCCCGCTGATTGGAACGGGCGAAAGATTGAATTGTTTTTAGAACGTCCTCATTGGGAAACAACGGTATGGATTGACGGCGCAAAAGTCGGAATGCGGAACAGTATTTCAACGCCCCATCGCTACGATTTATCGAAATTGTTAACTCCCGGCAGTCATGTAATTTCCATAAGAGTCGATAATCGTATTAAAGAAATAAATGTCGGTCCGGATTCGCACGGCATTACGGACCAAACGCAAGGCAACTGGAACGGAATAATCGGCGATATTTGTCTTATGTCCAAACCGCCCGTTTCTTTTGACGCTATCAAACTTTATCCGGATATCGAAGAGAAATCAGTAAAAGCGGTAATAATTATCGATAACATTTTGGATAAAAGTGCGAGAGCAAAAATAACGCTTCGAGCGAAATCATTTAATTCACCGATAGATCATACAGTTGAACCTTTGAATCAGGAAATAATCGCAGTAAAAGGAAAGTCGCAGATCGAAATAATTTATCCGATGGGCAAGAATGTTCAATTCTGGGATGAATTTAATCCGGCGCTTTATATGATGACTGCGGTTTTGACGGATGAATTCGGAAATACCGATGAAAGTGTAATCCAATTCGGAATGCGTTCGTTTTCTATCAACGGGACTCGCTTTGAAGTCAATAATCGCCCGGTTTTTTTAAGAGGTACGGTTGAAAATTGCGTTTTTCCCAAAAGAGGTTATCCGCCGACAGAAGAAATATCGTGGGAAAGGATTTTCAAAATATGTAAAGAGTTCGGTTTGAACCATATGCGTTTTCACTCCTGGTGCCCGCCCGAAGCGGCATTTTCCGCCGCGGACAAATTGGGATTTTATTTACAGATTGAAGGTCCAAGTTGGGCGAATCATGGCACAAGTTTGGGAGACGGCAAACCTGTCGATCAATATATTTACGATGAAGCCGATCGTATTTTAGACGCTTACGGCAACCATCCTTCATTTTGTATGATGGCTTACGGCAACGAGCCGGCGGGACGGAATCAAGCGGAATACCTGGGCAAACTCGTCAATCATTGGAAAGAGAAAGACAACCGCAGGGTTTATACAGGCGCGTCAATCGGAAAAAGTTGGCCTCTCGTTCCGGAAAGTCAATTCATCGTCAGATCGGAACCGCGCGGCCTTCCCTGGAAAAAGCGTCCGGAAAGTATGTTCGATTATTTTAATAAAATAGAACAATATACTGTTCCTTACGTCGTGCATGAAATGGGACAACATTGCGCTTTCCCGGATTTCAAAGAGATTGATAAGTATACTGGCGTCTACAAAGCAAAGAATTTCGAATTGTTCCGGGAAGTATTAACAAAGAATCATATGGGTGAACAAGCGGAAGATTTTTTAATGGCGTCGGGAAAGCTGCAGGCATTGTGTTACAAGTTAGAAATCGAAGCCGCTTTGCGTACTCGTAAATTGGCAGGTATACAATTGCTCGCATTAAACGATTACCCGGGGCAGGGAACTGCGCTCGTCGGTGTGCTCAATGCATTCTGGGAAGAAAAAGGTTATATAACCGCGTCTGAATTCAGAAACTTTTTCGGACCTACCGTCCCTCTTGCCCGTATACCCAAATTTGTTTTTATGAACAACGAAACATTTCATGCTGATATAGAAGTTTTTCATTTCGGAAAACAACCGCTGAAAAATATTACCGCGCAATGGAAGGTGACCGATTGCGCCGGTAACATTATAGCTCAAAGTTCTTTTAAGGAACACGACATACGGCTCGACAATTGTATAACTCTTGGTTCCATCGATTTGCCGCTTTTGCAAATTACAAAAGCTAAAAAATTGACTTTATCGGTTTCGGTAGCCAATTATACAAATAGCTGGAATTTCTGGGTCTATCCGGTTGAACTTCCGACTATTGATAAGCGTGACATATATTTTTGTAATGAACTCGATGAAAAAGCCGATTCCGTGCTAAAGAACGGCGGGAAAGTATTTTTACATGCCGCCGGTAAAGTCGAGCGCGGCAAAGATGTAATTCAGTATTTGAATCCGGTATTTTGGAATACATCGTGGTTTAAGATGCGTCCGCCGCATACTCTGGGAATTTTGTGTAATCCCAAACATCCGGCGTTTTCGGATTTCCCCACAGAATTTCACAGCAATTTGCAATGGTGGGAAATTTTAAACCGTCAGCAGGTAATGAATCTTGAGTTGTTCCCGCCGGATTTTAAACCCCTGATACAACCGATCGATACATGGTTCTTAAATCGCAGATTAGCCGTAGTGTTTGAAGCCCAGGTGGAAAACGGAAAACTTATGGTTTGCAGCGCAGACCTTCAAAGCAATTTGGCGGAACGGCCAGCTGCAAGACAATTATTATATAGTTTGACAAAATATATGTTATCGGACAAATTTAATCCCAAATACAAAGTCGATTATGAAACGATTGCTGAGCTCTTCGAAAAGAAAGAACGACCGCCTGCAATAGACTTTCATACAAAACAATCCACGGACGATTTAAAACCGAAAAAGTAG